TTATGTTTTTTGCATTCTATTATAATAGAATTCTAAAAACAACTAGGTTTAAAAAGATACTCAAAGTAAGTGCTTTTAGTTTTTTATTGTTTTCAATTGGGTGTATTCTTTTAAATTGGGACGATTATTTTATAATGTCATTTCCTTCTATTGGTGTTTTTGGGGCTTTTATTATTTTTTTATGTACAGTTTGCTATTTTATAGAAGTACTAAAAAGCGATAAAATACTCACTTTTTACAAATCGCTAAATTTCTATATTAGTTTTGCTATTTTTATTTGGTGGCTAATTATTACACCTTTGGTATTTTACGATGTATATATGAGCCGTTTAGATTGGGATTTTATCTTTTTAAGATGGCAAATTTATTTAATGGCTAATATTTGCATGTATGGTATTTTTACGTTTGCTTTAATTTTTTGTAAACCTGAATTTGACGATTTGAGTGAGTAATTAAAGATGTTTTAATGTGTTAAGCATAGTAATGCTTATGGTGTGCCATAAACCTTTAGTCAATTCTGTAACTTGTTTGTTTTATATAATAAATTTGTGATTTTTTCTTAATAAAAAAAACAGTGATAAATTCTGAAATATCTAGTATCTTACTATACGTTTATTACTTTGTTTTAGTGATAACGGCTGCAGTGGCGCTAGTTCTTATTAAAAAATATAAACATAGTTATAATCGTTATTTTAATTATTTTTTGATTTACGTGCTCTTTATTGAGGTTGTAGCTTTATTTCCTTATTATTTGTTTGAAATAGAGTGTTTTGAATGGTTGAAAGACTCGCGTTTTAGTCGTAATTTTTGGTTTTATAATTTGTTTTGGGTTATAGGTAGTGCCTCTTTTTTTAGTTTTTATTTTCAGAAAACACTTAAAATTATACCGTTTAAGGTGATTTTAAAATATACTAGATATGTTTTTTTAGCCATAGTAGTGGTTCTTGTAATTGTAGATTTTGATAGTTTTTTTAAGCCTGGTTTTTATTTTCTCGACTCTTTAAATACGGCTATTGTTGTTGGTTGTGTAGCATTTTTTTTCTTAGAATTATTGTTAACAGATCGCATTCTTAGTTTTAATTATAATCTTAATTTTTATATTGCTGTCGCTATTTTAGTATGGTGGCTAGTTACTATTCCGTTAGGGTTTTATTCCGAGTATTTTCATATTGGAGATATGACTTATGTGTATCTCAATGGTATTATTCTATCTTGTTCCAACATTTTTATGTATACTTGTTTTACTATTGGCTTGTTTGTTTCTAAACCTCAATTAATAAATGAATAAATTTTTATATCTTCTATATCAAACGCCAAAATCTTCTACTGCTGCAGAGCGTTATTTGTTAATTTACACTATATGTGTTTTGGTTGTGGTTACAGCTCTAGTTGTTGTGTTTTTTGTGGTGTTTTTAAAACGAAAAAATAAATTGCTGTTAGATAAAGTTAAGCAGCAACAAGCTTTTGAAGAAGAAATAACACAGGCGCAAACAGAAACGCAGGAGCAAACCTTAAAGAACATTGGTTGGGAGTTGCACGATAATGTTGGGCAGTTGTTATCTTTTGCAAGTATGCAATTAAGTATTTTAAAAATGCAGGTCGATGCCGATGTGCGTGATAAATTTAAAGATACTACTGCTGCAATAAGTGAGAGTTTATCAGAGGTGCGAGCGCTTTCTAAAACTCTAAATAATGAGGTGGTTTTAAATATTGGTTTCGAGAAATCGATTTCTAATGAGTTAAACCGACTTAATAAACTAAAGTTCGCTTCCGCGGAATTAAAAGTTATTGGAGATAAGATTGAGTTTGAAGATAGAAAGCACGAAATTATTATATTTAGAATTCTTCAGGAGTTTTTATCTAATACCGTGAAATATTCTCAAGCCGAAAACTTAAATGTTATTTTAGAATACACCGATAAAAATTTAAAAATCACAGCTAAAGATGATGGTGTAGGCTTTAATATGGGTACCGCAGAGAAGGGCTCTGGCTTAATTAATATGCGTAGTCGTGCTAATTTAATTGGCGCCGCTTTTAGTTTAGAATCAAAACCTGAGCATGGTGTAACCTTAATTTTAGATTACCCGTTGCTGTAATGTTTCCCGTTTTATTTTCTTTTAATTTTATGTGAAGTATTTAAAAAATAACTTCAGCCATTTAAGTTTGCCCTGGTATGGCGCATAGCGCACCGGCGGATCTATCCAATTTTTACGATTTACAATGGCTTTATGGTGTGAAAATGTATCGAAACCAAACTTACCATGGTAATTTCCCATGCCGCTAAAACCAACGCCTCCAAAG
The window above is part of the Algibacter sp. L3A6 genome. Proteins encoded here:
- a CDS encoding sensor histidine kinase, translated to MNKFLYLLYQTPKSSTAAERYLLIYTICVLVVVTALVVVFFVVFLKRKNKLLLDKVKQQQAFEEEITQAQTETQEQTLKNIGWELHDNVGQLLSFASMQLSILKMQVDADVRDKFKDTTAAISESLSEVRALSKTLNNEVVLNIGFEKSISNELNRLNKLKFASAELKVIGDKIEFEDRKHEIIIFRILQEFLSNTVKYSQAENLNVILEYTDKNLKITAKDDGVGFNMGTAEKGSGLINMRSRANLIGAAFSLESKPEHGVTLILDYPLL